In Vagococcus hydrophili, one DNA window encodes the following:
- the rpsS gene encoding 30S ribosomal protein S19, with protein sequence MGRSLKKGPFVDEHLMNKVEAQKDLSKKKVIKTWSRRSTIFPNFIGYTIAVYDGRKHVPVYIQEDMVGHKLGEFAPTRTYRGHVNDDKKTKR encoded by the coding sequence ATGGGTCGCAGCTTAAAAAAAGGACCTTTTGTAGATGAACACTTAATGAATAAAGTGGAAGCTCAAAAAGATCTTTCAAAGAAAAAAGTTATTAAAACATGGTCTCGACGTTCAACAATTTTCCCTAACTTTATCGGATATACTATCGCAGTATATGATGGAAGAAAACACGTTCCTGTTTACATCCAAGAAGATATGGTAGGACATAAATTAGGTGAATTCGCACCAACAAGAACTTATCGTGGTCATGTAAATGACGATAAGAAAACAAAACGCTAA
- the rplV gene encoding 50S ribosomal protein L22 has protein sequence MSERITSAKATAKTVRVSPRKSRLVIDLIRGKSVGEAISILKFSPNKAAGVIEKVLMSAIANAENNFDLDVEDLFVSEAFVNEGPTMKRFRPRAKGSASPINKRTSHLTVVVSEK, from the coding sequence ATGTCAGAAAGAATTACTTCAGCGAAAGCAACTGCTAAAACAGTTCGCGTTTCACCTCGTAAATCAAGATTAGTGATTGACTTAATTAGAGGTAAAAGCGTAGGAGAAGCAATTTCAATCTTGAAATTCTCACCTAACAAAGCGGCAGGAGTTATCGAAAAGGTACTCATGTCAGCAATTGCAAATGCAGAAAATAATTTTGACTTAGATGTTGAAGATTTATTTGTATCAGAAGCTTTTGTTAACGAAGGACCAACAATGAAACGTTTCCGTCCACGTGCAAAAGGATCTGCTTCACCAATCAACAAACGTACAAGTCATTTAACAGTAGTAGTATCAGAAAAATAG
- the rpsC gene encoding 30S ribosomal protein S3, with product MGQKVHPIGMRVGVIRDWNAKWYAEKEYAEYLHEDLNIRKFIATRLADASVSTIETERAANRVNVSIHTAKPGMVIGKGGSEVEALRKELNKITGKRVHINIVEIKKPDLDAKLVGEGIARQLENRVAFRRAQKQAIQRTMRAGAKGIKTQVSGRLNGADMARSEGYSEGTVPLHTLRADIDYAWEEADTTYGKLGVKVWIYRGEILPEKKNTEKGGK from the coding sequence GTGGGACAAAAAGTACATCCAATTGGAATGCGTGTCGGAGTCATTCGTGACTGGAACGCTAAATGGTATGCAGAAAAAGAATATGCTGAATACCTACATGAAGATTTAAACATTCGTAAATTTATCGCGACTAGATTGGCTGATGCTTCTGTTTCTACCATTGAAACTGAACGTGCTGCAAACCGCGTGAACGTTTCAATTCATACTGCTAAACCAGGTATGGTAATCGGTAAAGGCGGATCTGAAGTTGAAGCTTTAAGAAAAGAATTAAACAAAATCACTGGTAAAAGAGTTCACATCAACATCGTTGAAATCAAAAAACCAGATTTAGATGCAAAATTAGTGGGTGAAGGAATTGCACGTCAATTAGAAAACCGTGTTGCATTCCGTCGTGCACAAAAACAAGCTATCCAACGTACTATGAGAGCTGGAGCTAAGGGTATTAAAACTCAAGTTTCAGGTCGTTTAAATGGTGCTGATATGGCTCGTTCTGAAGGTTATTCTGAAGGAACTGTTCCTTTACATACTTTAAGAGCAGACATTGATTACGCTTGGGAAGAAGCAGATACAACATACGGAAAACTAGGAGTTAAAGTGTGGATTTATCGTGGAGAAATTCTTCCAGAAAAGAAAAACACTGAGAAAGGAGGGAAATAA
- the rplP gene encoding 50S ribosomal protein L16, translating to MLVPKRVKHRREFRGKMRGEAKGGKEVSFGEFGLQAVESHWITNRQIEASRIAMTRYMKRGGKVWIKIFPHKSYTSKAIGVRMGSGKGAPEGWVSPVKRGKIMFEVAGVPEEVAREALRLASHKLPLKTKIVKREEMGGESNEG from the coding sequence ATGTTAGTACCTAAACGCGTGAAACACCGTCGTGAGTTCAGAGGTAAAATGCGTGGTGAAGCTAAAGGTGGTAAAGAAGTATCTTTTGGTGAATTCGGCTTACAAGCTGTAGAATCACACTGGATTACTAACCGTCAGATTGAAGCTTCTCGTATCGCAATGACCCGTTACATGAAACGTGGTGGGAAAGTATGGATTAAAATTTTCCCTCACAAATCATACACATCTAAAGCAATTGGTGTTCGTATGGGTTCTGGTAAGGGTGCTCCTGAAGGATGGGTTTCTCCAGTAAAACGTGGAAAAATCATGTTTGAAGTTGCAGGCGTTCCTGAAGAAGTAGCTCGTGAAGCTTTAAGACTTGCTTCTCACAAATTACCTTTAAAAACAAAAATTGTAAAACGTGAAGAAATGGGTGGTGAATCGAATGAAGGTTAA
- the rpmC gene encoding 50S ribosomal protein L29, with amino-acid sequence MKVKDIRELTTTEMIAKEKEFKAELFNLRFQLATGQLENTARVSEVRKSIARIKTVLREETAK; translated from the coding sequence ATGAAGGTTAAAGATATCAGAGAATTAACCACTACCGAAATGATCGCTAAAGAAAAAGAATTTAAAGCAGAATTATTCAACTTAAGATTCCAATTAGCTACAGGTCAATTAGAAAATACAGCGCGAGTTTCTGAAGTTCGTAAATCGATTGCACGCATCAAAACAGTTTTGCGTGAAGAAACAGCTAAGTAA
- the rpsQ gene encoding 30S ribosomal protein S17, producing the protein MTQERNERKVYTGRVVSDKMDKTIVVVVETKKTHKIYGKRVKYSKKYYAHDENNVAKMGDIVKIMETRPLSAKKRFRLLEVVEEAVII; encoded by the coding sequence ATGACTCAAGAGAGAAATGAACGTAAAGTTTACACTGGACGTGTGGTTTCAGACAAAATGGATAAAACTATCGTTGTTGTTGTAGAAACTAAAAAAACTCATAAAATCTATGGTAAACGTGTTAAATATTCTAAGAAATATTACGCACACGATGAAAACAACGTAGCAAAAATGGGAGACATCGTTAAAATTATGGAAACTCGTCCATTATCTGCGAAGAAACGCTTCCGTTTATTAGAAGTTGTGGAAGAAGCCGTAATTATTTAA
- the rplN gene encoding 50S ribosomal protein L14 — protein MIQQESRMKVADNSGAREVLTIKVLGGSGRKTANIGDVVVCTVKQATPGGVVKKGEVVKAVIVRTKSGARRPDGSYIKFDENACVIIRDDKSPRGTRIFGPVARELRDNNFMKIVSLAPEVL, from the coding sequence GTGATCCAACAAGAAAGTCGTATGAAAGTTGCTGATAACTCAGGAGCTCGTGAAGTATTAACTATTAAAGTACTTGGTGGTTCTGGACGTAAGACTGCAAACATCGGTGATGTAGTAGTTTGTACAGTTAAACAAGCAACACCAGGTGGAGTTGTTAAAAAAGGCGAAGTAGTTAAAGCTGTTATCGTTCGTACAAAATCTGGAGCTCGTCGTCCTGACGGTTCATATATCAAATTTGATGAAAATGCCTGTGTGATTATCCGTGATGATAAGAGTCCACGTGGAACTCGTATCTTTGGACCTGTTGCTCGTGAATTACGCGACAACAACTTCATGAAGATAGTCTCATTAGCACCAGAAGTATTATAA
- the rplE gene encoding 50S ribosomal protein L5, whose product MNRLKAKYIGEVTPSLMEKFNYSSVMQTPKVDKIVINMGVGDAVSNTKNLDKAVEELALISGQKPIITKAKKSIAGFRLREGMPIGCKVTLRGERMYEFLDKLVSVSLPRVRDFHGISNKSFDGRGNYTLGVKEQLIFPEVDYDLVDKVRGMDIVIVTTANSDEEGRELLTQLGMPFQK is encoded by the coding sequence ATGAACCGCTTAAAAGCAAAGTATATCGGTGAAGTAACACCTTCATTGATGGAAAAATTTAACTACTCATCAGTAATGCAAACACCGAAAGTTGATAAAATCGTTATCAACATGGGTGTGGGTGATGCTGTTTCAAATACTAAAAACCTAGATAAAGCTGTTGAAGAATTAGCTTTAATCTCAGGACAAAAACCAATCATCACTAAAGCTAAGAAATCTATCGCAGGTTTCCGCTTACGTGAAGGTATGCCAATTGGATGTAAAGTAACTTTACGTGGAGAAAGAATGTACGAATTTTTAGATAAATTAGTATCTGTCTCTTTACCTCGTGTACGTGACTTCCATGGTATCAGTAACAAATCATTCGACGGTCGTGGAAACTATACTTTAGGTGTTAAAGAACAATTAATCTTCCCTGAAGTTGACTACGATTTAGTAGATAAAGTTCGAGGAATGGACATTGTTATTGTTACAACTGCTAACAGTGACGAAGAAGGTCGTGAGTTATTAACTCAACTTGGAATGCCATTCCAAAAATAA
- a CDS encoding type Z 30S ribosomal protein S14, producing MAKKSMIAKNKRPAKFAVQEYTRCERCGRPHSVYRKFKLCRICFRELAYKGQIPGVKKASW from the coding sequence GTGGCTAAAAAATCAATGATCGCTAAGAATAAACGTCCTGCAAAATTTGCAGTACAAGAGTACACACGTTGTGAACGTTGTGGACGTCCACATTCAGTATATCGTAAATTTAAACTTTGTCGTATTTGCTTCCGTGAACTTGCCTATAAAGGACAAATTCCCGGCGTGAAGAAAGCAAGCTGGTAA
- the rpsH gene encoding 30S ribosomal protein S8, giving the protein MVMTDPIADFLTRIRNANMVKHESLELPASTIKLEVAKILQREGFVRDVEFIEDDKQGIIRVFLKYGKNDERVITNLKRISKPGLRAYVKANEVPKVLNGLGIAIISTSEGIVTDKEARERNIGGEVLAYVW; this is encoded by the coding sequence ATGGTGATGACAGATCCAATTGCAGATTTTCTAACACGCATTCGTAATGCCAACATGGTAAAACACGAATCATTAGAATTGCCTGCATCAACTATCAAACTTGAAGTCGCAAAAATCTTACAACGTGAAGGTTTTGTGCGTGACGTAGAATTCATCGAAGATGACAAACAAGGCATCATCCGTGTTTTCTTAAAATATGGTAAAAACGACGAACGCGTTATTACTAACTTAAAACGTATCTCAAAACCAGGTTTACGTGCTTATGTAAAAGCAAATGAAGTACCTAAAGTATTAAACGGTTTAGGTATCGCAATTATCTCAACTTCTGAAGGTATCGTTACTGATAAAGAAGCAAGAGAACGTAACATCGGTGGAGAAGTATTAGCATACGTTTGGTAA
- the rplF gene encoding 50S ribosomal protein L6 has translation MSRIGNKPVVVPAGVTVTQSGTTVTVKGPKGELTREFSPKITLNIAEGVVTLTRPNDDKENKTMHGTMRANLNNMVVGVTEGFTKALELIGVGYRAQLQGKKLVLSVGYSHPVEFETPEGIEIEVPSNTSIIVKGSNKEVVGELAANIRGTRPPEPYKGKGIRYVGEHVRRKEGKTGK, from the coding sequence ATGAGTCGTATTGGAAATAAACCAGTCGTTGTTCCTGCAGGTGTAACTGTTACACAAAGCGGAACTACTGTAACTGTAAAAGGACCTAAAGGTGAATTAACTCGTGAGTTTTCACCTAAGATTACTTTAAACATTGCAGAAGGCGTTGTTACATTAACACGTCCTAACGATGACAAAGAAAATAAAACAATGCACGGTACTATGCGCGCTAACTTAAACAACATGGTTGTTGGAGTTACTGAAGGCTTTACTAAAGCATTAGAATTAATTGGGGTTGGATACCGTGCTCAATTACAAGGTAAAAAACTTGTACTTAGCGTTGGATATTCACATCCAGTAGAATTCGAAACACCAGAAGGCATCGAAATCGAAGTTCCTTCAAACACATCTATTATCGTTAAAGGATCTAACAAAGAAGTTGTTGGAGAATTAGCTGCTAATATTCGTGGAACACGTCCTCCAGAGCCTTATAAAGGTAAAGGAATTCGCTATGTTGGCGAACACGTAAGACGTAAAGAAGGTAAAACTGGTAAATAA
- the rplR gene encoding 50S ribosomal protein L18, translated as MITKPDKNKTRQKRHARVRSKISGTAECPRLNVYRSNKNIYAQLIDDVAGVTLASASTVDKTISGENKTELAKAVGSAIATKATEKGIKEVVFDRGGYLYHGRVAALAEAARENGLEF; from the coding sequence GTGATTACAAAACCAGATAAGAATAAAACTCGCCAAAAGAGACATGCTCGTGTGCGTAGTAAAATCTCTGGTACTGCAGAGTGCCCACGCTTGAACGTATACCGTTCTAACAAAAACATCTACGCTCAATTAATTGATGACGTAGCGGGTGTGACACTTGCAAGTGCCTCTACTGTAGATAAAACTATCTCAGGAGAAAACAAAACTGAATTAGCAAAAGCTGTAGGTTCAGCAATTGCTACTAAAGCAACAGAAAAAGGTATTAAAGAAGTAGTCTTTGACCGTGGTGGATACCTTTACCATGGACGTGTAGCTGCATTAGCTGAAGCAGCACGTGAAAATGGATTAGAATTTTAA
- the rpsE gene encoding 30S ribosomal protein S5 codes for MTNIDARQFDLEDRVVAINRVSKVVKGGRRLRFAALVVVGDRNGHVGFGTGKAQEVPEAIRKAVEDAKKNLIEVPMVGSTIPHEVIGSFCGGRILMKPAVAGSGVAAGGPVRAVLELAGISDITSKSLGSNTPVNVVRATVEGLNRLKRAEEVAELRGISVDKLIG; via the coding sequence ATGACTAATATTGATGCTAGACAATTTGATTTAGAAGATCGCGTTGTTGCAATTAACCGCGTTTCTAAAGTTGTTAAAGGTGGACGTCGTCTACGTTTTGCTGCTTTAGTAGTAGTTGGTGACAGAAACGGACATGTAGGATTTGGTACTGGTAAAGCTCAAGAAGTTCCAGAAGCAATCCGTAAAGCCGTTGAAGACGCTAAGAAAAACTTAATCGAAGTACCAATGGTTGGCTCAACAATTCCTCACGAAGTTATCGGTTCTTTCTGTGGTGGCCGCATTTTAATGAAGCCTGCAGTAGCCGGTTCTGGAGTTGCCGCTGGTGGACCAGTTCGTGCCGTACTTGAGTTAGCAGGTATCTCTGATATCACAAGTAAATCTTTAGGATCTAACACACCTGTAAACGTTGTTCGCGCAACTGTTGAAGGATTAAACAGATTAAAAAGAGCAGAAGAAGTTGCGGAATTACGCGGCATTTCTGTTGATAAATTAATCGGATAA
- the rpmD gene encoding 50S ribosomal protein L30: MSELKITLKRSIIGRPQNQRDTVKALGLNKMHATVVKPNNEAIKGMVNTVSHLVDVEEI, from the coding sequence ATGAGCGAATTAAAAATTACTTTAAAACGTAGTATCATTGGACGTCCTCAAAACCAACGTGATACAGTTAAAGCTTTAGGTTTAAACAAAATGCACGCAACTGTAGTTAAACCTAATAACGAAGCCATCAAAGGTATGGTTAACACTGTTTCACATTTAGTGGACGTAGAAGAAATTTAA
- the rplO gene encoding 50S ribosomal protein L15, which translates to MKLHELHPAEGSRHVRNRVGRGSSSGNGKTSGRGQKGQKSRSGGGVRLGFEGGQTPLFMRLPKRGFTNINRKDFAIVNLDVLNRFEDGTEVTPTTLIEAGIVKDAKSGIKILGNGELTKKLSVKAAKFSKSAQTAIEAAGGSIEVI; encoded by the coding sequence ATGAAACTTCATGAATTACATCCGGCAGAAGGATCAAGACACGTACGCAATCGCGTTGGACGTGGATCATCATCTGGTAACGGTAAAACATCAGGTCGTGGACAAAAAGGTCAAAAATCACGTTCAGGTGGTGGCGTACGTCTAGGATTTGAAGGTGGTCAAACACCATTATTCATGCGTTTACCAAAACGTGGATTTACAAACATCAACCGTAAAGATTTTGCAATCGTCAACTTAGACGTATTGAACCGCTTTGAAGATGGTACCGAAGTAACACCGACTACTTTAATCGAAGCAGGAATCGTGAAAGATGCTAAATCGGGAATTAAAATTTTAGGAAACGGCGAGTTAACTAAAAAATTATCAGTGAAAGCTGCTAAATTCTCAAAATCTGCACAAACTGCTATTGAAGCAGCTGGTGGATCAATAGAGGTGATCTAA
- the secY gene encoding preprotein translocase subunit SecY: MFKLLKDSFKVKSIRSKIFFTLFILFAFRVGAHITVPGVDAKALLELNDLALVAMFNQVSGNAMERFSLFAMGVSPYITASIIIQLLQMDIVPKFVEWSKQGEVGRRKLNQATRYLTLVLGFVQSIAITAGFNFYTNAGLVKEPNPMTYISIGIILTAGTMLVTWMGEQISEKGIGNGVSMIIFAGIIAKLPSSIKEIYEAYFVNIDKADLTRSFIFIGILIVAVLLIVTMVTYVQQAERKIPIQYTKRVAGAPQSSYLPLKVNAAGVIPVIFASSFIATPSTILTAFKTSHGGEAWFKVLEQIFNYSTIPGGIIYTILIIAFTFFYAFVQVNPEKVAENLQKQGSYIPSVRPGKATEQFISSLLMKLSTVGSLFLGLVAILPIIAQNVWNLPQSIGLGGTSLLIVISVALETNKQLEGLLLKRQYTGFIRE, from the coding sequence ATGTTTAAACTGTTGAAGGATTCGTTTAAAGTGAAGAGTATCCGTAGTAAGATATTTTTCACGCTATTCATTCTCTTCGCGTTTAGAGTTGGGGCCCATATTACTGTTCCAGGCGTTGATGCTAAAGCGTTATTAGAACTTAACGACTTAGCATTAGTGGCGATGTTTAATCAAGTTAGTGGTAATGCTATGGAAAGATTCTCATTGTTCGCAATGGGAGTTTCGCCGTATATCACGGCTTCGATCATCATTCAATTACTTCAAATGGATATCGTTCCAAAATTTGTAGAGTGGTCAAAACAAGGGGAAGTTGGTCGACGTAAGTTGAATCAAGCGACTCGTTACTTAACACTTGTGTTAGGTTTTGTTCAATCGATTGCGATTACAGCAGGTTTTAACTTCTACACAAATGCAGGTCTTGTAAAAGAACCTAATCCAATGACTTATATTAGTATCGGTATTATTTTAACTGCTGGTACGATGTTAGTAACTTGGATGGGTGAGCAGATATCTGAAAAAGGTATTGGTAATGGTGTATCAATGATTATCTTTGCTGGTATCATTGCGAAACTACCTAGCAGTATTAAAGAAATATATGAAGCTTATTTTGTCAATATTGATAAAGCTGATTTGACTCGTTCATTCATCTTTATTGGAATTTTAATTGTTGCCGTGTTGTTAATTGTTACTATGGTAACTTATGTACAACAAGCAGAAAGAAAAATTCCGATTCAATATACAAAACGTGTTGCTGGAGCACCACAAAGTAGTTATTTACCGTTAAAAGTAAATGCTGCAGGAGTTATTCCTGTTATCTTTGCAAGTTCTTTCATCGCAACACCGTCGACAATATTAACTGCATTTAAAACAAGCCATGGTGGAGAAGCCTGGTTTAAAGTACTAGAACAAATATTTAACTATTCAACTATTCCTGGTGGAATAATTTATACAATACTGATTATTGCTTTTACATTCTTTTATGCATTTGTTCAGGTTAATCCTGAAAAAGTTGCTGAGAATTTGCAGAAGCAAGGAAGCTATATTCCAAGTGTCCGACCTGGTAAAGCAACGGAACAATTTATCTCAAGTTTATTAATGAAGTTGAGTACAGTTGGTTCATTGTTCTTAGGGTTAGTAGCAATTTTACCTATTATTGCTCAAAACGTTTGGAACCTACCTCAATCTATCGGATTGGGTGGGACAAGTTTATTGATTGTTATTAGTGTGGCACTTGAAACTAACAAACAGCTTGAAGGGTTATTATTAAAACGTCAATATACTGGTTTTATCAGAGAGTAA
- a CDS encoding adenylate kinase, with product MNLILMGLPGAGKGTQAERIIDVYGIPHISTGDMFRDAMKNETELGLLAKSFIDKGELVPDEVTNGIVKDRLSQDDTEKGFLLDGFPRTLAQAEELDTILEELGKKVDNVLNIHVESEVLIDRLAGRFICKDCGATYHKLFNSPKVEGTCDRCGGHNFFQREDDKPETVKNRLEVNIKNSEPILAYYENLGVVSTIDGDRDIQEVFNDIEKILGSKN from the coding sequence ATGAATCTCATCCTAATGGGATTGCCAGGAGCAGGTAAAGGGACACAAGCAGAGAGAATAATCGATGTTTATGGAATTCCCCACATCTCAACTGGAGACATGTTTCGTGACGCAATGAAGAATGAAACGGAATTAGGCCTTTTAGCTAAATCATTTATTGATAAAGGTGAATTGGTTCCTGATGAAGTAACAAACGGTATTGTGAAAGATCGTCTATCTCAAGACGATACAGAAAAAGGTTTCCTATTAGATGGTTTCCCTCGTACACTAGCTCAAGCAGAAGAATTAGATACAATTTTAGAGGAATTAGGTAAAAAAGTAGACAACGTCTTAAACATTCATGTTGAATCAGAAGTTTTAATTGATCGTTTAGCGGGTCGTTTTATCTGTAAAGATTGTGGTGCAACTTATCATAAATTATTCAATTCACCAAAAGTGGAAGGAACTTGTGATCGTTGTGGAGGCCATAACTTCTTCCAAAGAGAAGACGATAAACCAGAAACGGTTAAAAACCGTTTGGAAGTTAACATCAAAAACTCTGAGCCGATTCTAGCTTATTATGAAAACTTAGGTGTGGTAAGCACTATTGATGGTGATCGTGATATTCAAGAAGTTTTTAACGATATCGAAAAGATACTCGGTTCTAAAAACTAG
- the infA gene encoding translation initiation factor IF-1, whose protein sequence is MAKEDMIEIEGTVVETLPNAMFKVELENGHVVLAHVSGKIRMHYIRILPGDKVTVELSPYDLTRGRITYRFK, encoded by the coding sequence GTGGCGAAAGAAGATATGATTGAAATTGAAGGTACAGTCGTCGAAACTTTGCCGAATGCAATGTTTAAAGTTGAATTAGAAAATGGCCATGTTGTTTTAGCACATGTTTCAGGAAAAATTAGAATGCACTACATTCGTATTTTACCTGGTGATAAGGTAACAGTTGAATTATCTCCGTATGATTTAACACGCGGTCGCATTACTTATCGCTTTAAATAG
- the rpmJ gene encoding 50S ribosomal protein L36, whose amino-acid sequence MKVRPSVKPICEKCKIIRRKGRVMVICENPKHKQRQG is encoded by the coding sequence ATGAAAGTAAGACCATCAGTAAAACCCATTTGTGAAAAATGTAAAATAATTCGTCGTAAAGGTCGAGTTATGGTTATCTGTGAAAACCCAAAACATAAACAACGTCAAGGATAA
- the rpsM gene encoding 30S ribosomal protein S13, which yields MARIAGVDIPRDKRVVISLTYIFGIGKKTSQQVLAEAGVSEEIRVRDLTNEQTDSIRAAIDKLKVEGDLRREVNLNIKRLMEIGSYRGMRHRRGLPTRGQNTKNNARTRKGPARSIAGKKK from the coding sequence ATGGCTCGTATTGCAGGTGTAGATATCCCTCGTGATAAACGCGTTGTTATTTCGCTTACTTATATTTTTGGAATCGGAAAGAAAACTTCTCAACAAGTTTTAGCTGAAGCAGGAGTTTCTGAAGAAATCCGTGTACGCGATTTAACTAACGAACAAACAGATTCAATCCGTGCAGCGATTGATAAATTAAAAGTTGAAGGTGACTTACGTCGTGAAGTAAACTTAAACATCAAACGCTTAATGGAAATTGGTTCATACAGAGGTATGCGTCATCGTCGTGGATTACCAACTCGTGGACAAAACACGAAAAATAATGCACGCACAAGAAAAGGACCAGCTCGTTCTATCGCTGGTAAGAAAAAATAA
- the rpsK gene encoding 30S ribosomal protein S11, whose protein sequence is MVAKKVSRKRRVKKNIEAGVAHIHSTFNNTIVMLTDVHGNAIAWSSAGSLGFRGSKKSTPFAAQMAAEVAAKAAMEHGLKTVDVTVKGPGSGREAAIRSLQATGLEVTAIRDVTPVPHNGCRPPKRRRV, encoded by the coding sequence ATGGTAGCAAAAAAAGTTTCTAGAAAACGTCGTGTGAAAAAGAATATTGAAGCAGGTGTGGCACATATCCACTCTACATTCAATAACACAATCGTAATGTTAACAGATGTTCATGGTAATGCAATTGCATGGTCATCAGCAGGTTCATTAGGATTTAGAGGAAGTAAAAAATCAACACCATTCGCAGCTCAAATGGCAGCAGAAGTTGCAGCTAAAGCAGCAATGGAACATGGTTTAAAAACTGTTGACGTAACTGTAAAAGGACCAGGTTCTGGTCGTGAAGCAGCTATTCGTTCATTACAAGCAACAGGATTAGAAGTGACAGCAATTCGTGACGTGACTCCAGTTCCTCATAATGGATGCCGCCCTCCAAAACGCCGTCGTGTTTAG
- a CDS encoding DNA-directed RNA polymerase subunit alpha produces the protein MIEFEKPRITKIDEDRDYGKFVIEPLERGYGTTLGNSLRRILLSSLPGAAITNLQIDGVLHEFSTVKGVREDVTQIILNIKGLALKLYAEEEKTLEIDITGPANVTAGDIITDSDVEIMNKDLFICSVSEGATFRASLTVKPGRGYVQADENKSEDMPIGVLPVDSIYTPITRVNYQVENTRVGHREDFDKLTLDVWTDGSIAPQEAISLSAKILTEHLDIFVNLTDEAKNAEIMIEKEETQKEKMLETTIEELDLSVRSYNCLKRAGINTLQELTNKSEAEMIKVRNLGRKSLEEVKAKLADLELGLRQDD, from the coding sequence ATGATTGAATTTGAGAAACCAAGAATCACAAAGATTGATGAAGATAGAGATTATGGCAAGTTCGTCATCGAGCCACTTGAAAGAGGCTATGGAACTACGTTAGGTAATTCATTACGCCGTATTTTATTGTCATCTCTTCCAGGTGCTGCAATCACAAATCTTCAAATTGATGGTGTATTACATGAGTTTTCTACTGTCAAGGGAGTGCGTGAAGATGTCACTCAAATAATTTTAAACATCAAAGGCTTAGCACTTAAATTATATGCTGAAGAAGAAAAAACTTTAGAGATCGATATTACTGGTCCAGCTAATGTTACTGCCGGTGACATTATTACTGATAGTGATGTTGAAATCATGAACAAAGATTTATTCATCTGTAGTGTATCTGAAGGTGCAACATTCCGCGCTAGTTTAACTGTTAAACCAGGCCGTGGTTATGTACAAGCTGATGAAAACAAAAGTGAAGATATGCCAATTGGTGTTTTACCAGTGGATTCTATCTACACACCCATTACTCGTGTTAACTACCAAGTAGAAAATACGCGTGTTGGACATCGTGAAGATTTTGATAAATTAACTTTAGATGTTTGGACAGACGGTTCTATTGCACCGCAAGAGGCTATCAGTTTATCTGCTAAAATCTTGACAGAGCATTTAGATATCTTTGTTAACTTAACTGACGAAGCTAAGAACGCTGAAATCATGATCGAAAAAGAAGAAACACAAAAAGAAAAAATGTTGGAAACAACTATAGAAGAATTAGATCTATCTGTTCGCTCTTATAACTGTTTGAAACGCGCAGGCATCAATACATTACAAGAATTAACAAATAAATCTGAGGCTGAAATG